A single Pseudoxanthomonas sp. DNA region contains:
- a CDS encoding polysaccharide biosynthesis protein, which produces MSNSIRPLGGESPGDHDGHVASRSIAPRTPTTALSPLQLEDRSTIYRTDGARREVDAFRELRTQLLSVAEGNFITLVAPVSPGSGGSFVARNLAVAVAFDETKSALLIDCDLRQPTQDRTMKLSAESGGLVDYLEDQERTTESVLYDTGVPRLRLLPAGRTRETGAEYFSSFRMRLLLDSLRSRYPNCHLFLDAPPVRGAPDARILSDLADVVVLVAGYGRDTPAAIAQAAANFDPKKFAGVVFNEGV; this is translated from the coding sequence ATGAGCAACTCGATCCGGCCGCTCGGCGGGGAATCTCCGGGTGACCACGACGGTCACGTGGCCAGCCGCTCCATCGCGCCGCGTACGCCCACCACCGCACTGAGTCCCCTGCAGTTGGAGGACCGCTCCACCATCTACCGCACCGACGGTGCCCGCCGCGAGGTCGACGCCTTCCGCGAGTTGCGCACGCAACTGCTCTCGGTGGCCGAAGGCAACTTCATCACCCTGGTCGCGCCGGTGAGCCCCGGCAGCGGCGGCAGCTTCGTCGCGCGCAACCTGGCCGTCGCGGTGGCGTTCGACGAAACCAAGAGCGCGCTGTTGATCGACTGCGACCTGCGCCAGCCGACCCAGGACCGGACCATGAAGCTGTCGGCCGAGTCGGGTGGCCTGGTGGACTACCTCGAGGACCAGGAACGCACCACCGAGAGCGTCCTGTACGACACCGGCGTGCCCCGCCTGCGGCTGCTGCCGGCGGGCCGCACGCGCGAAACCGGCGCCGAGTACTTCTCCTCGTTCCGCATGCGCCTGCTGCTGGACTCGCTGCGCAGCCGCTATCCCAACTGCCACCTGTTCCTCGACGCGCCCCCCGTTCGCGGCGCCCCGGATGCCCGCATCCTGTCGGATCTCGCCGACGTCGTGGTGCTGGTGGCCGGATACGGACGCGACACCCCCGCCGCCATCGCCCAGGCCGCGGCGAACTTCGACCCGAAGAAGTTCGCCGGCGTCGTGTTCAACGAAGGCGTCTGA
- a CDS encoding XrtA/PEP-CTERM system exopolysaccharide export protein, with amino-acid sequence MNRTFAGLLAVMLALLLAGCASGGAGSKSAPPQQATSAVESYLIGVDDIVQVSVWRNPELGITVPVRPDGMISVPLVGDVAAGGRSPAEVAQDIQGKLATYVRDPQVAVILTELRSHEYLSRVRVTGAVRQPVSIPYRPGMTVLDAVLAAGGVTEFAAPDRSNLYRKTTDATQSYAVRLDRILNRGDLSTNFTVAPGDVITVPERVL; translated from the coding sequence ATGAACCGCACCTTCGCCGGCCTTCTGGCCGTCATGCTTGCGCTCCTCCTTGCCGGCTGCGCGTCCGGCGGCGCCGGCAGCAAGTCCGCTCCGCCGCAACAGGCGACCTCCGCCGTCGAGAGCTACCTCATCGGCGTGGACGACATCGTGCAGGTGTCGGTCTGGCGCAATCCGGAGCTCGGCATCACCGTGCCGGTGCGCCCGGACGGCATGATCTCCGTGCCGCTGGTGGGCGACGTGGCGGCCGGCGGCCGCAGTCCGGCCGAGGTCGCCCAGGACATCCAGGGCAAGCTCGCCACCTATGTCCGCGACCCGCAGGTCGCGGTGATCCTGACCGAGCTGCGCAGCCACGAATACCTGTCGCGCGTGCGCGTCACGGGCGCGGTCCGGCAACCGGTCTCCATCCCCTATCGCCCGGGCATGACGGTGCTGGATGCGGTCCTGGCCGCCGGCGGCGTCACCGAGTTCGCCGCGCCCGACCGCTCCAACCTGTACCGCAAGACGACCGACGCCACCCAGAGCTACGCGGTGCGGCTGGACCGCATCCTCAATCGCGGCGACCTGAGCACCAACTTCACCGTCGCGCCCGGCGACGTGATCACCGTACCGGAACGCGTCCTGTGA
- the thiD gene encoding bifunctional hydroxymethylpyrimidine kinase/phosphomethylpyrimidine kinase, with amino-acid sequence MTAPSVVSVLTIAGSDSGGGAGIQADLKTFAAHRVHGLSAIAALTAQHTRGVTAVNVPPMDFLRAQLEACFDDFDIRAVKLGMLATVEVIGVVADALRAHRPAAVVLDPVMVATSGAKLLEDSALHALRTQLLPLADVVTPNLPEAELLLDRSLPDAQAMRLAAGDLLALGARAVFLKGGHLQDEGDVVDLFVDQDGMTETSHPRLSLEAHGTGCTLASAIAARRAQGMPMKEACLAASDYVHAALRGGYRPGRSDIAVLDHIGAAPTA; translated from the coding sequence ATGACTGCTCCTTCCGTGGTTTCCGTCCTCACCATCGCCGGCTCCGATTCCGGTGGCGGTGCCGGCATCCAGGCCGACCTCAAGACCTTCGCCGCGCACCGCGTGCATGGCCTCTCCGCCATCGCCGCGCTGACCGCCCAGCACACGCGCGGCGTGACGGCGGTGAACGTGCCGCCGATGGATTTCCTGCGCGCGCAGCTCGAAGCGTGCTTCGATGATTTCGACATCCGCGCGGTGAAGCTGGGCATGCTGGCCACCGTCGAGGTGATCGGGGTCGTCGCCGATGCGTTGCGCGCGCATCGCCCGGCCGCGGTGGTGCTCGATCCGGTGATGGTCGCCACCAGCGGCGCCAAGCTGCTGGAAGACAGCGCGCTGCACGCGTTGCGGACACAGCTGTTGCCGCTCGCGGATGTGGTGACGCCCAACCTGCCCGAGGCAGAACTGCTGCTGGACCGCTCCCTTCCCGATGCGCAGGCGATGCGCCTGGCCGCGGGCGACCTGCTGGCCTTGGGCGCGCGCGCGGTGTTCCTCAAGGGCGGGCATCTGCAGGACGAAGGTGACGTGGTGGACCTGTTCGTCGATCAGGATGGCATGACCGAAACCTCGCACCCGCGCCTGTCGCTGGAAGCGCATGGCACTGGCTGCACGCTCGCCTCCGCGATCGCCGCGCGCCGCGCGCAGGGCATGCCGATGAAGGAGGCCTGCCTGGCCGCCTCGGACTACGTGCACGCGGCGTTGCGCGGCGGCTACCGGCCCGGCCGCAGCGACATCGCCGTGCTCGACCACATCGGCGCAGCGCCGACCGCATGA
- a CDS encoding XrtA system polysaccharide chain length determinant yields the protein MNQSAAWGAPEEGRSVFDAVPVLSKEFKRRSVLLAGLFAGIALLGLVLGMMLPKKYTSSTIILVEDRNIIAPLMEGRAVATSVVDRASILREVAFSRRVMEEILKTGGWLQDNPTPLEQDKLIEKIIDRTSISNPRANLIEIAYSDSDATRAYEITRRFAELVIQESLATKERESSEAYAFIDSQVNQYHAKLTAAENGLEAFRQSTPDARPGTDVDVNARIGELRRIIEGARMELIDLRSQESALQSQLSGESEITLVQTRAGQFRARLAELQSERDRLLLQYTDQHPDVVRLQHQIRDVEQDLRREESAPRTAGTALDGPAAFNPLYGELRSKLAEARRRSAATAARIASAEQMLASEMARSNRIASSESTLAELTRDYEVNRDLYQDLLKRRENARVSMNLDAEQRGLSFRIQEPAQMPLRPSGLRVMHVAGAGLALALLIPLGLLFALTKLDPRVRSPLQIEREAGLPVLGTMPAYLTGRRRRAALRRYSLAASLFLAVPLLYGLTYTLKVMEVL from the coding sequence GTGAACCAGTCCGCCGCCTGGGGAGCGCCCGAGGAAGGGCGCTCCGTGTTCGACGCCGTGCCGGTGCTGAGCAAGGAGTTCAAGCGCCGCTCCGTGCTGCTGGCGGGCCTGTTCGCGGGCATCGCGCTGCTGGGACTGGTGCTCGGCATGATGCTGCCGAAGAAGTACACCTCCTCCACGATCATCCTGGTCGAGGACCGCAACATCATCGCGCCGCTGATGGAGGGCCGCGCCGTGGCCACCAGCGTGGTGGACCGCGCCAGCATCCTGCGCGAAGTGGCGTTCAGCCGCCGGGTGATGGAGGAAATCCTCAAGACCGGCGGATGGCTGCAGGACAACCCCACGCCGCTGGAGCAGGACAAGCTGATCGAGAAGATCATCGACCGGACCAGCATCAGCAACCCGCGCGCCAACCTCATCGAGATCGCCTACAGCGACTCGGACGCCACGCGCGCCTACGAGATCACCCGCCGTTTCGCCGAACTGGTCATCCAGGAGAGCCTGGCCACCAAGGAGCGCGAGAGCAGCGAGGCCTATGCGTTCATCGATTCGCAGGTGAACCAGTACCACGCGAAGCTGACCGCCGCGGAAAACGGACTGGAAGCCTTCCGGCAGAGCACGCCCGACGCACGCCCCGGCACCGACGTCGACGTCAATGCCCGCATCGGCGAGCTGCGCCGCATCATCGAAGGCGCGCGGATGGAGCTGATCGACCTGCGCTCCCAGGAGTCGGCGCTGCAGTCCCAGCTGTCCGGCGAGAGCGAGATCACCCTGGTGCAGACCCGCGCCGGCCAGTTCCGTGCACGCCTGGCGGAGCTGCAGTCCGAGCGCGACCGCCTGCTGCTGCAGTACACCGACCAGCATCCCGACGTGGTGCGCCTACAGCACCAGATCCGCGACGTGGAACAGGACCTGCGCCGCGAAGAGAGCGCGCCGCGCACGGCCGGCACGGCCCTCGACGGTCCGGCGGCGTTCAATCCGCTTTACGGCGAGCTGCGCAGCAAGCTGGCCGAGGCACGCCGCCGGAGCGCCGCCACCGCCGCGCGCATCGCCAGTGCCGAGCAGATGCTGGCCAGCGAGATGGCGCGCAGCAACCGCATCGCCTCGTCCGAAAGCACGCTGGCCGAACTCACGCGCGACTACGAAGTCAACCGCGACCTGTACCAGGACCTGCTGAAGCGCCGCGAGAACGCCCGCGTATCGATGAACCTCGACGCGGAACAGCGCGGCCTGAGTTTCCGCATCCAGGAGCCGGCGCAGATGCCCCTGCGCCCGAGCGGGCTGCGCGTGATGCACGTGGCGGGCGCCGGACTGGCGCTGGCCCTGCTGATTCCGCTCGGCCTGCTGTTCGCGCTGACCAAGCTCGACCCGCGCGTGCGCTCGCCGCTGCAGATCGAACGCGAGGCCGGCCTGCCTGTCCTGGGCACGATGCCCGCCTATCTGACCGGCCGGCGCCGGAGGGCGGCGCTGCGCCGCTACAGCCTGGCGGCCTCGCTGTTCCTGGCCGTGCCGCTGCTGTACGGCCTGACCTATACGCTGAAGGTGATGGAAGTCCTATGA
- a CDS encoding YoaK family protein, with translation MGLHLPRWVWIGAVTLACVAGMVNVIGYLGFEHQAVSHLTGTTSLLGAAIAQGDLRAVIHLWGVLIAFCLGATLSGLIIQDQTLKLGRRYGVVLALEAVLLLAAIPLFKQQQIWGALLAAVACGLQNAMVTTYSGAAVRTTHLSGMFTDLGIGLGHLLRGMPLPVRRLTLSGLIISGFLGGGVLGAWLYRHLGYDALLAPALLTGGTGVGHVLYRQWTRARPPTA, from the coding sequence ATGGGTCTCCACCTCCCCCGTTGGGTGTGGATCGGCGCGGTGACGTTGGCCTGCGTGGCCGGCATGGTCAACGTCATCGGCTACCTGGGGTTCGAACACCAGGCGGTCAGCCACCTGACCGGTACCACCAGCCTGCTGGGCGCGGCGATCGCGCAGGGCGATCTGCGTGCGGTGATCCACCTGTGGGGCGTACTCATCGCATTCTGCCTGGGTGCGACGCTGAGCGGCCTGATCATCCAGGACCAGACGCTGAAACTCGGCCGGCGCTACGGCGTGGTCCTCGCGTTGGAAGCCGTGCTGCTGCTGGCGGCGATCCCGCTGTTCAAGCAGCAGCAGATCTGGGGTGCGCTGCTGGCGGCCGTGGCCTGCGGCCTGCAGAACGCGATGGTCACCACCTACAGCGGTGCGGCGGTGCGCACCACCCACCTGAGCGGCATGTTCACCGACCTCGGCATCGGCCTGGGCCACCTGCTGCGCGGCATGCCGTTGCCGGTGCGCCGGCTGACGCTGAGCGGATTGATCATCAGCGGATTCCTCGGCGGCGGCGTGCTGGGCGCATGGCTTTACCGCCACCTCGGTTACGACGCCCTGCTGGCGCCCGCGCTGCTGACGGGCGGCACCGGCGTCGGTCATGTGCTGTATCGCCAATGGACGCGCGCCAGGCCGCCGACCGCGTGA
- a CDS encoding diguanylate cyclase: MHSDAVHHLAEQNRSRYGVRMYRMRALGLGLGALCVGAVLYEYAAPPALWALLIANGFLWPHLAYLRVKLQRGDPLSAEFQNLTFDAAMGGFWIAAMRFDALPSVLLAVMLTMDKWIVGGGRFGLRTLTAMVLTCAAASAAWGFAFEPYTSYPVVLACLPFLAIYPMAIGFATHSLSRKARRQKDLLERMARFDAATGLMNRQQWLHEATVELKRYHRVGRTAVLVLIDIDRFKDINDGYGHTVGDEVVEEFARLLKACLRDVDTGGRYGGDEFGVVMPDARWEEAIVAAERLRRQVAACTFSARGLRCTVSIGLAECHAGIASVSDWINSADSALYRAKAQGRDCIVVGC, encoded by the coding sequence ATGCACTCCGACGCCGTGCACCATCTGGCGGAACAGAACCGCTCACGCTATGGCGTGCGCATGTACCGCATGCGTGCGCTGGGGCTGGGCCTGGGAGCGCTCTGCGTGGGCGCCGTGCTGTACGAGTACGCGGCACCGCCGGCACTGTGGGCCCTGCTGATCGCCAACGGTTTCCTGTGGCCGCACCTGGCCTACCTGCGGGTGAAGCTGCAGCGCGGCGATCCGCTGTCGGCAGAGTTCCAGAACCTCACCTTCGACGCCGCCATGGGCGGTTTCTGGATCGCGGCGATGCGGTTCGACGCGCTGCCCAGCGTGTTGCTGGCGGTGATGCTGACCATGGACAAGTGGATCGTCGGCGGCGGCCGTTTCGGCCTGCGTACGCTGACGGCGATGGTCCTGACCTGCGCAGCCGCGAGCGCCGCCTGGGGCTTCGCCTTCGAGCCGTACACCAGCTATCCGGTCGTGCTGGCCTGCCTGCCGTTCCTGGCGATCTATCCGATGGCCATCGGGTTCGCCACGCATTCGCTGTCCCGCAAGGCGCGCCGCCAGAAGGACCTGTTGGAGAGGATGGCCCGCTTCGATGCCGCCACCGGGCTGATGAACCGCCAGCAGTGGCTGCACGAGGCGACCGTCGAACTGAAGCGCTACCACCGGGTGGGGCGGACGGCGGTGCTGGTGCTGATCGACATCGATCGCTTCAAGGACATCAACGACGGCTACGGCCACACCGTCGGCGACGAGGTGGTGGAGGAATTCGCGCGGCTGCTCAAGGCCTGCCTGCGCGATGTCGACACGGGCGGGCGCTACGGTGGCGACGAGTTCGGCGTCGTGATGCCGGATGCGCGCTGGGAGGAGGCCATCGTCGCGGCCGAACGCCTGCGGCGCCAGGTCGCGGCCTGCACGTTCTCCGCGCGCGGCCTTCGGTGCACCGTCAGCATCGGACTGGCCGAATGCCATGCCGGCATCGCCTCGGTTTCCGACTGGATCAACAGCGCCGACAGCGCGCTCTACCGGGCGAAGGCGCAGGGGCGCGACTGCATCGTCGTGGGATGCTGA
- the galE gene encoding UDP-glucose 4-epimerase GalE: MRILLCGGAGYIGAHAYVVLVERGHDVVVADNFSNSSPGVLARLQRITGQPVPFQPLDLRDREAVIGFFARQHFDAVVHFAALKAVGESCERPLDYFHNNIGGTLNLLHGMQSAGVKRLVFSSSATVYGDPASVPVREDARLQVTNPYGRTKLVMEELIGDLCASDPGFHAANLRYFNPVGAHESGLIGEDPTGIPNNLMPYICQVAVGRREHLSVFGGDWPTIDGTGVRDYIHVMDLARAHADALDFLVRERRSLTVNLGTGQGVSVLQLVQAFAGAASREIPYRIVARRAGDVAEVYADPSLANDVLGWRAELDVDAMCRDAWRWQSQNPQGYPAA, translated from the coding sequence ATGCGGATCCTGTTGTGCGGTGGCGCCGGCTACATCGGCGCGCATGCTTATGTGGTGCTCGTCGAGCGTGGGCACGATGTCGTGGTGGCCGACAATTTCAGCAACAGCTCGCCGGGCGTGCTGGCGCGCCTGCAGCGGATCACCGGGCAACCGGTACCGTTCCAGCCGCTGGACCTGCGCGACCGCGAGGCGGTGATCGGCTTCTTCGCCCGCCAGCACTTCGACGCCGTGGTCCACTTCGCCGCATTGAAGGCCGTTGGCGAGTCCTGCGAGCGGCCGCTGGACTATTTCCACAACAACATCGGCGGCACGCTCAACCTGCTGCATGGCATGCAGTCGGCGGGCGTCAAGCGGCTGGTGTTCAGCTCTTCCGCCACCGTCTACGGCGACCCGGCCAGCGTGCCGGTGCGCGAGGACGCACGCCTGCAGGTCACCAATCCCTACGGCCGTACCAAGCTGGTGATGGAGGAGCTGATCGGCGACCTGTGCGCCAGCGATCCCGGATTCCACGCCGCCAACCTGCGCTACTTCAATCCGGTCGGGGCCCATGAGTCCGGGCTCATCGGCGAGGACCCCACCGGGATTCCCAACAACCTGATGCCCTACATCTGCCAGGTGGCGGTGGGCCGCCGCGAACACCTGAGCGTGTTCGGTGGCGACTGGCCCACGATCGACGGGACGGGCGTGCGCGACTACATCCACGTGATGGACCTGGCGCGCGCGCACGCGGATGCGCTGGACTTCCTGGTGCGCGAACGCCGCAGTCTGACGGTGAACCTGGGCACGGGGCAGGGCGTCAGCGTGCTGCAACTGGTGCAGGCGTTCGCGGGTGCGGCGTCGCGCGAGATTCCCTACCGGATCGTGGCGCGGCGCGCGGGCGACGTGGCCGAAGTGTATGCGGACCCTTCGCTGGCCAACGACGTGCTGGGCTGGCGCGCCGAACTCGATGTCGATGCCATGTGCCGCGACGCCTGGCGCTGGCAGTCGCAGAACCCGCAGGGTTACCCCGCCGCCTGA
- a CDS encoding NAD-dependent epimerase, with amino-acid sequence MRVLVTGAAGFIGSHLSHRLLDRGDEVLGYDNLNDYYDPTLKDARLARLLPKDGFRFVRASLEDRAALEAAFDDFKPQRVVNLAAQAGVRYSLENPHAYIDSNIVGFTNILEACRHRGVEHLVYASSSSVYGANRKLPFAVEDSVDHPVSLYAATKKANELMAHTYSHLFGLPTTGLRFFTVYGPWGRPDMALFLFTRNILEGRPIDVFNHGHHTRDFTFIDDIVEGVIRTLDTVPGPDPTYDPMLPNPGSSSAPWRVYNIGNHQPVQLLRYIEVLEDCLGRTAEKRLLPMQPGDVPDTEADVEALRRDTGYHPSTPIETGIRRFVDWYRAFYRV; translated from the coding sequence ATGCGCGTCCTCGTCACCGGTGCTGCCGGTTTCATCGGCTCCCACCTCAGCCATCGCCTGCTCGACCGCGGCGACGAAGTGCTGGGCTACGACAACCTCAACGACTACTACGACCCGACCCTGAAGGACGCGCGTCTGGCGCGGCTGTTGCCGAAGGACGGGTTCCGTTTCGTCCGCGCGTCGCTGGAAGACCGCGCCGCGCTCGAGGCCGCCTTCGACGACTTCAAGCCGCAGCGCGTGGTGAACCTGGCCGCGCAGGCCGGCGTGCGCTATTCGCTGGAGAATCCGCACGCCTACATCGACAGCAACATCGTCGGTTTCACCAACATCCTGGAAGCCTGCCGCCACCGCGGCGTCGAGCACTTGGTGTACGCCTCGTCCAGTTCGGTCTACGGCGCCAACCGCAAGCTGCCGTTCGCGGTGGAGGACAGCGTGGACCATCCGGTCAGCCTGTACGCGGCCACCAAGAAGGCCAACGAGCTGATGGCGCACACGTACAGCCACCTGTTCGGGTTGCCCACCACGGGCCTGCGCTTCTTCACCGTGTACGGCCCGTGGGGCCGGCCGGACATGGCGCTGTTCCTGTTCACCAGGAACATCCTCGAAGGCAGGCCCATCGACGTGTTCAACCACGGCCACCATACCCGCGACTTCACCTTCATCGACGACATCGTCGAAGGCGTGATCCGCACACTCGATACCGTGCCCGGCCCGGACCCCACCTACGATCCGATGCTGCCGAATCCCGGTTCCTCCAGTGCACCGTGGCGGGTCTACAACATCGGCAACCACCAGCCGGTCCAGCTGCTGCGCTACATCGAGGTGCTGGAGGACTGCCTGGGCCGCACGGCCGAGAAGCGGCTGCTGCCGATGCAGCCCGGCGACGTGCCCGACACCGAGGCCGATGTCGAGGCCCTGCGCCGCGACACCGGCTACCACCCGTCCACGCCCATCGAAACCGGCATCCGCCGCTTCGTCGACTGGTACCGGGCGTTCTATCGGGTGTAG
- a CDS encoding nucleotide sugar dehydrogenase, giving the protein MNAPLPTLDQVRIAVIGLGYVGLPLAVAFGRTFPTLGFDINRKRVAELSDHRDHTLEVSVEELRDTPLLAFSDDPAALAGCNVFIVTVPTPIDDYKRPDLHPLESASRTVGRAIGKGAVAIYESTVYPGATEETCVPIIERESGLRFNQDFYAGYSPERINPGDKQHRLETIMKVTSGSTPEVADFVDALYGSIITAGTHKASSIRVAEAAKVIENTQRDVNIALINELALIFHRLGIDTHEVLEAAGTKWNFLPFRPGLVGGHCIGVDPYYLTHKAQQIGYHPDVILAGRRINDGMGSHVARRVAKLMARQNLPTTGARVLVMGLAFKENCPDVRNTRVVDIVAELRSYNAQVDVHDPWVSAEEAKHEYGLDLVAEPQAGQYDAVILAVAHREFTERGAHGIRALGKPGAVLFDVKRALPRHAVDDCL; this is encoded by the coding sequence ATGAACGCTCCATTGCCCACCCTGGACCAGGTCCGGATCGCCGTGATCGGCCTGGGCTACGTCGGGCTGCCGCTGGCCGTCGCGTTCGGCCGCACGTTTCCCACGCTCGGCTTCGACATCAACCGCAAGCGCGTCGCCGAGCTGAGCGATCACCGGGACCACACGCTGGAGGTCAGCGTCGAGGAACTGCGCGATACCCCGCTGCTGGCCTTCAGCGATGATCCTGCCGCGCTGGCCGGCTGCAACGTCTTCATCGTCACCGTCCCCACCCCGATCGACGACTACAAGCGGCCGGACCTGCATCCGCTGGAGTCGGCCAGCCGCACCGTGGGCCGTGCGATCGGCAAGGGCGCGGTCGCCATCTACGAATCGACCGTGTATCCCGGTGCCACCGAGGAGACCTGCGTCCCCATCATCGAGCGCGAATCGGGCCTGCGCTTCAACCAGGATTTCTACGCCGGCTACAGTCCCGAGCGCATCAATCCCGGCGACAAGCAGCATCGCCTGGAGACGATCATGAAGGTCACCTCCGGTTCCACGCCGGAGGTCGCCGACTTCGTCGACGCGCTGTACGGCAGCATCATCACCGCCGGCACGCACAAGGCCAGCAGCATCCGCGTGGCGGAAGCGGCGAAGGTCATCGAGAACACCCAGCGCGACGTCAACATCGCGCTGATCAACGAACTGGCGCTGATCTTCCACCGGCTGGGCATCGATACCCACGAGGTCCTGGAAGCCGCCGGCACCAAGTGGAACTTCCTGCCGTTCCGGCCCGGCCTGGTGGGCGGCCACTGCATCGGCGTGGATCCGTACTACCTGACCCACAAGGCGCAGCAGATCGGCTACCACCCGGACGTGATCCTGGCCGGTCGCCGCATCAACGACGGCATGGGCAGCCATGTCGCGCGCCGCGTGGCCAAGCTGATGGCGCGGCAGAACCTGCCCACCACCGGCGCCAGGGTGCTGGTCATGGGACTGGCGTTCAAGGAGAACTGCCCGGACGTGCGCAACACGCGGGTGGTGGACATCGTGGCCGAGCTGCGCAGCTACAACGCGCAGGTCGACGTGCACGATCCGTGGGTCAGCGCGGAGGAGGCGAAGCACGAGTACGGGCTGGACCTGGTGGCGGAGCCGCAGGCGGGCCAGTACGATGCCGTCATCCTGGCGGTCGCCCACCGCGAGTTCACCGAACGCGGCGCCCACGGCATCCGCGCCCTCGGCAAGCCCGGCGCGGTGCTCTTCGACGTGAAGCGGGCGCTGCCCCGCCACGCCGTCGACGACTGCCTGTAA
- a CDS encoding alpha/beta fold hydrolase yields the protein MNTVDEQRIAAEEYPLQSADGHGYTLIARLPAEAASALLWIPALGVAARHYLPFADALAARGVAVFVHEWRGNGSSSLRANRRNDWGYRELLGTDIPLSHDTVRRRLPGTPHLIGGHSLGGQLAVCHAGRSPEAFAAAWLVGSGTPYWRTFPAPRGYALPFFYRFAPWLARACGALPGRRLGFGGDEARGLIRDWARVGLSGRYRAEGWPVDLEAGMRALRAPVRGVLFDDDWLAPESSLRALMAKMPDSPARVTVLHHAALGTRADHFAWMKQPQAVVDALLD from the coding sequence ATGAACACCGTCGACGAACAGCGCATCGCTGCGGAGGAGTATCCGCTGCAGTCGGCGGATGGTCATGGATACACGCTGATCGCCCGCCTTCCAGCCGAGGCCGCATCCGCGCTGTTGTGGATTCCTGCGCTCGGGGTCGCCGCCCGCCATTACCTGCCCTTCGCCGATGCCCTGGCCGCACGCGGCGTGGCGGTGTTCGTGCACGAGTGGCGCGGCAACGGCAGCAGTTCGCTGCGCGCGAACCGACGCAACGACTGGGGCTACCGCGAGCTGCTGGGAACGGACATTCCCCTGAGCCACGACACCGTGCGTCGCCGCCTTCCCGGCACGCCGCACCTGATCGGCGGCCACAGCCTGGGCGGGCAGCTGGCGGTCTGCCATGCCGGCCGGAGCCCCGAGGCTTTCGCCGCCGCGTGGCTGGTCGGCAGCGGCACCCCGTACTGGCGAACGTTCCCTGCCCCGCGTGGCTACGCGCTGCCGTTCTTCTACCGGTTCGCGCCGTGGCTGGCACGCGCCTGCGGTGCGCTGCCGGGGCGGCGACTGGGCTTCGGCGGCGACGAGGCGCGTGGCCTCATCCGCGACTGGGCACGCGTGGGACTCAGTGGCCGCTATCGTGCGGAAGGCTGGCCGGTGGATCTGGAAGCCGGCATGCGCGCGCTGCGTGCACCGGTGCGCGGCGTGCTGTTCGACGACGACTGGCTGGCGCCGGAAAGCTCGCTGCGCGCCCTGATGGCGAAGATGCCGGACAGCCCCGCGCGGGTCACCGTGCTGCACCATGCCGCGCTGGGGACACGCGCCGACCATTTCGCCTGGATGAAGCAGCCGCAGGCCGTGGTCGACGCCTTGCTCGACTGA